Proteins encoded in a region of the Polyodon spathula isolate WHYD16114869_AA chromosome 9, ASM1765450v1, whole genome shotgun sequence genome:
- the zgc:113276 gene encoding uncharacterized protein zgc:113276 isoform X1, with product MLDVLIVGGGPHALTLATLLKNPCFQTGSPHSEVLDGIVLSKKKSNNGRAKTAGKNRAKQTQAGQEDEPTAHKDMPSCPPLSIKVIDLYGEWMTLWEKQFAALNIPHLRSHTLVHTDPLNKKALQEFVIEHERTGELHCLPEHIYIQDENAFFNDNRLGKKDKKKLSANSSLRKSLYFSLPGTKLSMDFFMEQVQKYHLESILVRSTVDRIIPVLEPPTDVLQNQCDHKRALYFKVVLQSGETIESRQVVMATGPTRTQMANIPSWVTAISESYPEERLQHTAQLMHLHDVHQQNQPHVCQKGDRLMVVGGGLTSAHIISFALQQGASQVTWVMRKHLQLKQFDVGDIETLVGRYNHVEHGIKLDGLAYLRQFYNERSLQKRLLMIRQARKGGAVTPEAYQQLQPFISSGNLIVKTYCQVSEAKWSYKDQEWAVSLSTSECWRGDRIWLATGCKLDVTQDSLLSDVIKEFPIQILDGWPSISENLQWAPGCDLYLMGQYSALQIGPHAVNLAGGQAASARIAKAIHCKHREPGEECTALDTTQAKQTQTEAYIQQMHGLMWL from the exons ATGTTGGATGTACTGATAGTAGGGGGAGGTCCACATGCCTTAACCCTGGCCACCCTCTTAAAGAACCCCTGCTTTCAAACAGGGTCCCCTCACTCCGAAGTATTAGATGGGATTGTGTTGAGTAAGAAAAAGTCTAACAACGGGAGAGCCAAGACTGCTGGAAAAAACAGAGCCAAACAAACCCAAGCAG GTCAAGAAGATGAACCAACGGCACACAAGGATATGCCATCGTGCCCCCCTTTGAGTATAAAAGTCATTGATCTTTACGGAGAGTGGATGACATTATGGGAGAAACAGTTTGCAGCTTTGAATATACCTCATCTTCGCTCCCATACCCTGGTCCACACTGACCCCTTGAACAAG AAAGCTCTGCAGGAATTTGTTATTGAGCATGAGCGCACAGGGGAATTACACTGTTTGCCCGAACACATTTACATTCAAGATGAAAACGCCTTTTTCAATGACAACCGCCTGGGCAAGAAGGACAAGAAAAAGCTCTCTGCTAATAGTAGCCTGCGGAAGAGCCTTTATTTCAGCCTCCCAGGCACAAAGCTCAGTATGGACTTCTTCATGGAGCAG GTCCAGAAATACCATCTGGAAAGCATTCTTGTCAGAAGTACTGTGGATAGAATCATCCCAGTCCTAGAACCCCCCACTGATGTGTTGCAAAACCAATGTGACCACAAAAGGGCACTGTACTTTAAAGTGGTATTGCAGAGTGGAGAGACTATTGAGTCAAGACAGGTCGTTATGGCAACAGGACCCACAAGAACACAAATGGCAAACATTCCATCCTGGGTTACTGCAATCAGTGAGAGTTACCCAGAGGAGCGGCTACAGCATACTGCGCAGTTAATGCATCTTCACGATGTCCATCAGCAAA ACCAACCACATGTATGCCAGAAAGGGGATCGGCTGATGGTGGTAGGAGGAGGCCTGACGAGTGCTCACATCATCTCCTTTGCCTTACAGCAAGGGGCCAGTCAAGTCACTTGGGTTATGAGAAAACATTTGCAG TTGAAGCAGTTTGATGTTGGGGACATTGAAACTCTAGTTGGACGGTACAACCACGTTGAGCATGGCATTAAGCTAGATGGGCTGGCTTATCTCCGTCAGTTCTACAATGAGAGAAGCTTGCAGAAACGCCTGCTTATGATACGCCAAGCCAGAAAAGGAGGAGCAGTAACACCTGAGGCCTATCAACAGCTGCAGCCCTTCATCAGCAGTGGCAATCTGATTGTTAAAACATACTGTCAG GTATCTGAAGCCAAGTGGTCTTACAAAGATCAGGAGTGGGCCGTCTCTCTAAGTACCAGTGAATGCTGGAGGGGTGACAGAATCTGGCTGGCAACCGGCTGTAAACTTGACGTCACCCAGGATTCTTTACTGTCTGATGTCATTAAAGAGTTCCCAATCCAG ATTTTAGATGGCTGGCCTTCAATCTCTGAAAATCTTCAATGGGCTCCTGGCTGTGACCTCTATTTAATGGGGCAATATTCAGCACTTCAG ATTGGACCTCATGCAGTCAACCTGGCTGGGGGACAAGCTGCGAGCGCCCGGATTGCCAAGGCCAtccattgtaaacacagagagccGGGTGAAGAATGTACTGCCCTGGACACAACACAGGCTAAACAGACTCAGACAGAGGCATACATTCAGCAGATGCATGGGCTGATGTGGCTTTGA
- the zgc:113276 gene encoding uncharacterized protein zgc:113276 isoform X2, translated as MPSCPPLSIKVIDLYGEWMTLWEKQFAALNIPHLRSHTLVHTDPLNKKALQEFVIEHERTGELHCLPEHIYIQDENAFFNDNRLGKKDKKKLSANSSLRKSLYFSLPGTKLSMDFFMEQVQKYHLESILVRSTVDRIIPVLEPPTDVLQNQCDHKRALYFKVVLQSGETIESRQVVMATGPTRTQMANIPSWVTAISESYPEERLQHTAQLMHLHDVHQQNQPHVCQKGDRLMVVGGGLTSAHIISFALQQGASQVTWVMRKHLQLKQFDVGDIETLVGRYNHVEHGIKLDGLAYLRQFYNERSLQKRLLMIRQARKGGAVTPEAYQQLQPFISSGNLIVKTYCQVSEAKWSYKDQEWAVSLSTSECWRGDRIWLATGCKLDVTQDSLLSDVIKEFPIQILDGWPSISENLQWAPGCDLYLMGQYSALQIGPHAVNLAGGQAASARIAKAIHCKHREPGEECTALDTTQAKQTQTEAYIQQMHGLMWL; from the exons ATGCCATCGTGCCCCCCTTTGAGTATAAAAGTCATTGATCTTTACGGAGAGTGGATGACATTATGGGAGAAACAGTTTGCAGCTTTGAATATACCTCATCTTCGCTCCCATACCCTGGTCCACACTGACCCCTTGAACAAG AAAGCTCTGCAGGAATTTGTTATTGAGCATGAGCGCACAGGGGAATTACACTGTTTGCCCGAACACATTTACATTCAAGATGAAAACGCCTTTTTCAATGACAACCGCCTGGGCAAGAAGGACAAGAAAAAGCTCTCTGCTAATAGTAGCCTGCGGAAGAGCCTTTATTTCAGCCTCCCAGGCACAAAGCTCAGTATGGACTTCTTCATGGAGCAG GTCCAGAAATACCATCTGGAAAGCATTCTTGTCAGAAGTACTGTGGATAGAATCATCCCAGTCCTAGAACCCCCCACTGATGTGTTGCAAAACCAATGTGACCACAAAAGGGCACTGTACTTTAAAGTGGTATTGCAGAGTGGAGAGACTATTGAGTCAAGACAGGTCGTTATGGCAACAGGACCCACAAGAACACAAATGGCAAACATTCCATCCTGGGTTACTGCAATCAGTGAGAGTTACCCAGAGGAGCGGCTACAGCATACTGCGCAGTTAATGCATCTTCACGATGTCCATCAGCAAA ACCAACCACATGTATGCCAGAAAGGGGATCGGCTGATGGTGGTAGGAGGAGGCCTGACGAGTGCTCACATCATCTCCTTTGCCTTACAGCAAGGGGCCAGTCAAGTCACTTGGGTTATGAGAAAACATTTGCAG TTGAAGCAGTTTGATGTTGGGGACATTGAAACTCTAGTTGGACGGTACAACCACGTTGAGCATGGCATTAAGCTAGATGGGCTGGCTTATCTCCGTCAGTTCTACAATGAGAGAAGCTTGCAGAAACGCCTGCTTATGATACGCCAAGCCAGAAAAGGAGGAGCAGTAACACCTGAGGCCTATCAACAGCTGCAGCCCTTCATCAGCAGTGGCAATCTGATTGTTAAAACATACTGTCAG GTATCTGAAGCCAAGTGGTCTTACAAAGATCAGGAGTGGGCCGTCTCTCTAAGTACCAGTGAATGCTGGAGGGGTGACAGAATCTGGCTGGCAACCGGCTGTAAACTTGACGTCACCCAGGATTCTTTACTGTCTGATGTCATTAAAGAGTTCCCAATCCAG ATTTTAGATGGCTGGCCTTCAATCTCTGAAAATCTTCAATGGGCTCCTGGCTGTGACCTCTATTTAATGGGGCAATATTCAGCACTTCAG ATTGGACCTCATGCAGTCAACCTGGCTGGGGGACAAGCTGCGAGCGCCCGGATTGCCAAGGCCAtccattgtaaacacagagagccGGGTGAAGAATGTACTGCCCTGGACACAACACAGGCTAAACAGACTCAGACAGAGGCATACATTCAGCAGATGCATGGGCTGATGTGGCTTTGA